A portion of the Lolium rigidum isolate FL_2022 chromosome 1, APGP_CSIRO_Lrig_0.1, whole genome shotgun sequence genome contains these proteins:
- the LOC124647516 gene encoding calcium-dependent protein kinase 21-like, protein MGGCYSAYASSRKLHGRLGNLSFVLPVEQDAANNPAGTDNSCKTGSNNPDAGATEEEELVTKTTAAEFARRYVLGKELGRGEFGVTRRCRDAATGESLACKTIRRHRRGGRGRGAQRKTAGGAEAAAKAKAAAAAAAAAHAADVRREVAIMRRMSSRGGAAVVRLREAREDPDGAVHLIMDLCEGGELFDRIVARGHYSERAAANIFRTIVDVIQLCHSNGVIHRDLKPENFLFANKSEDSPLKVIDFGLSVFFSPGDRFTEVVGSAYYMAPEVLKRSYGQEVDVWSAGVILYILLCGVPPFWGDNDEKIAQAILRGGIDFSREPWPRVSASAKDLIRRMLDPDPTTRLTASQVLEHPWLKNADTAPNVSLGEAVRSRLQQFSAMNKFKKKALGVVARNMPVEELDKYVQMFHLMDKDKNGNLSLEELMEGLHINGQPVPESEIRMLLEAADTDGNGTLDCDEFVTVSLHLKKMTNDEYLTAAFRYFDKDGSGFIELDELRQELGPNEQAILEIIRDVDTDKDGRISYQEFELMMKSGTDWRNGSRQYSRANFSSLSRKLCKEASSSS, encoded by the exons atgggggGCTGCTACTCCGCCTACGCCTCCTCGCGGAAGCTGCACGGCCGCCTCGGCAACCTCTCCTTCGTCCTCCCCGTCGAACAAGACGCCGCCAACAACCCGGCCGGGACCGACAACAGCTGCAAGACCGGCAGCAATAACCCGGACGCCggcgccaccgaggaggaggagctggtgACCAAGACGACGGCCGCGGAGTTCGCGCGCCGGTACGTGCTGGGCAAGGAGCTGGGCCGCGGCGAGTTCGGGGTCACGCGCCGCTGCCGGGACGCCGCCACGGGCGAGTCGCTCGCGTGCAAGACCATCCGGCGGCACCGCCGCGGCGGCCGTGGCCGTGGGGCGCAACGCAAGACCGCCGGCGGCGCCGAGGCCGCGGCCAAGGCcaaggctgccgccgccgccgccgccgcggcgcacGCGGCGGACGTGCGGAGGGAGGTGGCCATCATGCGGCGCATGTCGTCCCGCGGCGGGGCCGCCGTCGTGCGCCTGCGCGAGGCCCGCGAGGACCCCGACGGCGCCGTGCACCTCATCATGGACCTCTGCGAAGGCGGCGAGCTCTTCGACCGCATCGTCGCGCGCGGCCACTACTCCGAGCGCGCCGCCGCCAACATCTTCCGCACCATCGTCGACGTCATCCAG CTATGCCACTCGAACGGGGTGATCCACCGGGACCTGAAGCCGGAGAACTTCCTCTTCGCCAACAAGTCCGAGGACTCGCCGCTCAAGGTCATCGACTTCGGCCTCTCCGTCTTCTTCAGCCCCGGCGACCGCTTCACGGAGGTCGTCGGCAGCGCGTACTACATGGCCCCCGAGGTCCTCAAGCGGAGCTACGGCCAGGAGGTGGACGTCTGGAGCGCCGGCGTCATCCTCTACATCCTCCTCTGCGGTGTGCCCCCATTCTGGGGCGACAACGACGAGAAGATCGCGCAGGCCATCCTCCGCGGCGGCATCGACTTCAGCAGGGAGCCCTGGCCCAGGGTCTCCGCCAGCGCCAAGGACCTCATCCGCCGGATGCTCGACCCGGACCCGACCACGCGCCTCACCGCATCGCAAGTTCTTG AGCACCCGTGGCTGAAGAACGCCGACACCGCGCCCAACGTGTCGCTGGGCGAGGCGGTGCGGTCGCGGCTGCAGCAATTCTCGGCCATGAACAAGTTCAAGAAGAAGGCCCTCGGGGTGGTGGCGAGGAACATGCCGGTGGAGGAGCTCGACAAGTACGTGCAGATGTTCCACCTCATGGACAAGGACAAGAACGGCAACCTCTCGCTGGAGGAGCTCATGGAGGGGCTCCACATCAACGGCCAGCCCGTGCCGGAGTCCGAAATCAGGATGCTGCTCGAGGCC GCGGACACGGACGGCAACGGCACGCTAGACTGCGACGAGTTCGTCACGGTGTCGCTGCACCTCAAGAAGATGACCAACGACGAATACCTCACCGCCGCCTTCCGCTACTTCGACAAGGACGGCAGCGGCTTCATCGAGCTCGACGAGCTCAGGCAGGAGCTCGGCCCCAACGAGCAGGCCATCCTCGAGATCATCCGCGACGTCGACACCGACAAGGACGGACGCATCTCCTACCAGGAGTTCGAGCTCATGATGAAGTCAGGGACGGACTGGAGGAACGGGTCTAGGCAGTACTCGCGTGCCAACTTCAGCAGCCTTAGCCGCAAGCTCTGCAAAGAAGCCTCCTCTTCTTCGTGA